A region of Streptomyces sp. NBC_01267 DNA encodes the following proteins:
- a CDS encoding RecB family exonuclease: MVCGSVSVAGRRVWSMTTAQQPTSLSPSRASDFMQCPLLYRFRVIDKLPEKPSPAATRGTLVHAVLERMFDDPAADRTVPRARAMVPGQWDRLLAAKPELAELFAQDAGGEQLAQWLSEAESLVERWFTLEDPTRLEPAERELFVETELESGLRLRGIIDRVDVAPTGEVRIVDYKTGKAPRPQYAEGALFQMKFYALVVWRLKGIVPRRLQLVYLGNGEVVTYDPVEADLERVERKLLALWDAIKKATETGDWQPRPTKLCGWCDHQAVCPEFGGTPPVYPLTVVRAAEPA; the protein is encoded by the coding sequence ATGGTATGCGGCTCTGTGTCAGTGGCGGGTCGTAGGGTCTGGAGCATGACTACCGCCCAGCAGCCCACGTCTCTCTCGCCGTCGCGGGCGAGCGACTTCATGCAGTGCCCTCTGCTGTACAGGTTCCGGGTGATCGACAAGCTGCCGGAGAAGCCCAGCCCGGCGGCGACGCGCGGCACCCTGGTGCACGCGGTGCTTGAGCGGATGTTCGACGACCCGGCTGCGGACCGGACGGTTCCGCGTGCCAGAGCGATGGTTCCCGGCCAGTGGGACCGGCTTCTCGCCGCCAAGCCGGAGCTGGCCGAGCTGTTCGCGCAGGACGCCGGGGGCGAGCAGCTGGCCCAGTGGCTCTCGGAGGCCGAGTCGCTGGTCGAGCGGTGGTTCACGCTGGAGGACCCGACCCGTCTCGAACCGGCCGAGCGCGAGCTGTTCGTCGAGACGGAGCTGGAGTCGGGGCTGCGGCTGCGCGGCATCATCGACCGGGTGGATGTGGCACCGACCGGCGAGGTGCGGATCGTCGACTACAAGACGGGGAAGGCGCCGCGTCCGCAGTACGCGGAGGGCGCGCTGTTCCAGATGAAGTTCTACGCGCTGGTCGTCTGGCGGCTGAAGGGGATCGTGCCGCGCCGGCTCCAGCTGGTGTACCTGGGGAACGGCGAGGTGGTGACGTACGACCCGGTCGAGGCCGATCTGGAGCGGGTCGAGCGCAAGCTGCTCGCACTGTGGGACGCGATCAAGAAGGCCACCGAGACGGGCGACTGGCAGCCGCGGCCGACCAAGCTGTGCGGCTGGTGCGACCACCAGGCGGTCTGTCCCGAATTCGGCGGTACGCCTCCGGTGTACCCCCTGACGGTCGTCCGGGCGGCCGAGCCCGCCTGA
- a CDS encoding tRNA (adenine-N1)-methyltransferase → MSEPTGAARRRGPFKVGDQVQLTDPKGRHYTFTLEAGKNFHTHKGSFPHDELIGAPEGSVVRTTGNVAYLALRPLLPDFVLSMPRGAAVVYPKDAGQILAFGDIFPGARVVEAGVGSGALSSFLLRAIGEQGMLHSYERREDFAEIATQNVERYFGGPHPAWQLTVGDLQDNLSDTDVDRVVLDMLAPWECLEVVSKALVPGGILCCYVATTTQLSRTVESIREIGCFAEPQPWESMVRNWHVEGLAVRPDHRMIGHTGFLVTARRLADGVEAPLRRRRPSKGSYGDDYSGPGATASRAKSGAESGGEADPVTEA, encoded by the coding sequence ATGTCCGAACCGACCGGTGCCGCCCGCCGACGTGGGCCCTTCAAAGTCGGGGACCAGGTCCAGCTCACCGACCCCAAGGGACGCCACTACACCTTCACGCTCGAAGCAGGAAAGAATTTCCACACCCACAAGGGTTCTTTCCCGCACGACGAGCTGATCGGTGCCCCCGAGGGCAGTGTTGTCCGTACCACGGGGAACGTCGCCTATCTCGCGCTGCGCCCCCTGCTCCCCGACTTCGTCCTGTCCATGCCCCGCGGCGCTGCCGTGGTCTATCCCAAGGACGCGGGCCAGATCCTGGCCTTCGGCGACATCTTCCCCGGCGCACGGGTCGTCGAGGCGGGAGTGGGCTCCGGCGCACTCAGCAGCTTCCTGCTCCGCGCCATCGGCGAGCAGGGCATGCTGCACTCGTACGAGCGCCGTGAGGACTTCGCCGAGATCGCCACCCAGAACGTGGAGCGCTACTTCGGTGGCCCGCACCCGGCCTGGCAGCTGACCGTCGGCGACCTCCAGGACAATCTGTCCGACACGGACGTCGACCGTGTGGTGCTGGACATGCTGGCTCCCTGGGAATGCCTGGAGGTCGTCTCCAAGGCACTCGTCCCCGGCGGCATCCTCTGCTGCTACGTCGCCACCACCACCCAGCTCTCGCGCACCGTCGAGTCCATCAGGGAGATCGGCTGCTTCGCCGAGCCGCAGCCCTGGGAATCGATGGTCCGCAACTGGCACGTCGAAGGCCTGGCCGTCCGTCCCGACCACCGGATGATCGGCCACACCGGCTTCCTGGTCACCGCCCGGCGCCTCGCCGACGGTGTGGAGGCCCCGCTGCGCCGCCGCCGCCCGTCCAAGGGTTCGTACGGCGATGACTACTCCGGACCAGGAGCGACCGCCTCCCGGGCGAAGTCCGGTGCGGAATCCGGGGGAGAAGCCGACCCCGTGACCGAAGCCTGA
- a CDS encoding ubiquitin-like protein Pup, whose translation MATKDTGGGQQKATRSTEETEEQAPEAQGSEDLKERQEKLSDDVDDVLDEIDDVLEANAEDFVRSFVQKGGE comes from the coding sequence ATGGCGACCAAGGACACCGGCGGCGGACAGCAGAAGGCGACGCGCTCGACCGAGGAGACCGAGGAGCAGGCGCCCGAGGCGCAGGGCTCGGAGGACCTCAAGGAGCGCCAGGAGAAGCTGTCCGACGACGTGGACGACGTTCTGGACGAGATCGACGACGTCCTGGAGGCCAACGCCGAGGACTTCGTGCGCTCGTTCGTTCAAAAGGGCGGCGAGTAA
- the arc gene encoding proteasome ATPase, whose product MAAHDDDINRGIRPARGSEDPAGQVAYLEQEIAVLRRKLADSPRHTRNLEERIVELQTNLAGVSAQNERLANTLREARDQIVALKEEVDRLAQPPAGFGVFLQSNEDGTCDIFTGGRKLRVNVSPSVELEELRRGQEVMLNEALNVVEAMEFERAGDIVTLKEVLEDGERALVVGHTDEERVVRLAEPLLDITIRPGDALLLDSRSGYVYEVVPKSEVEELVLEEVPDIDYDKIGGLGDQIELIRDAVELPYLHPDLFKEHELRPPKGILLYGPPGCGKTLIAKAVANSLAKKVAEVTGQPAGKSYFLNIKGPELLNKYVGETERHIRLVFQRAREKASEGTPVIVFFDEMESLFRTRGSGVSSDVENTIVPQLLAEIDGVEGLENVIVIGASNREDMIDPAILRPGRLDVKIKIERPDAEAAKDIFAKYLRSSLPLHTDDLAEHRENPEDTVSGMIQSVVERMYTESEENRFLEVTYANGDKEVLYFKDFNSGAMIQNIVDRAKKMAIKAFLDQGQKGLRVSHLLQACVDEFKENEDLPNTTNPDDWARISGKKGERIVFIRTLVTGKQGADTGRSIDTVANTGQYL is encoded by the coding sequence GTGGCAGCCCACGACGATGACATCAACCGCGGCATCCGGCCCGCGCGAGGGTCTGAGGACCCCGCCGGCCAGGTTGCCTATCTCGAGCAGGAAATCGCCGTCCTGCGCCGCAAGCTCGCCGACTCTCCGCGTCACACGAGGAATCTCGAAGAGCGGATCGTCGAGCTGCAGACCAACCTGGCAGGCGTGTCCGCGCAGAACGAGCGGCTCGCCAATACGCTCCGCGAGGCCCGCGACCAGATCGTGGCTCTCAAGGAGGAGGTCGACCGGCTCGCACAGCCGCCGGCCGGCTTCGGTGTCTTTCTGCAGTCCAACGAGGACGGGACGTGCGACATCTTCACCGGGGGCCGCAAGCTCCGGGTGAATGTCAGTCCCAGCGTCGAGCTCGAAGAGCTCAGGCGCGGCCAGGAAGTCATGCTCAACGAAGCGCTCAACGTGGTCGAGGCCATGGAATTCGAGCGCGCCGGGGACATCGTCACCCTCAAGGAAGTACTTGAGGACGGCGAGCGCGCCCTGGTGGTCGGGCACACCGACGAGGAACGGGTGGTGCGGCTCGCCGAGCCTCTGCTGGACATCACCATCCGCCCCGGCGACGCCCTGCTGCTCGACTCCAGGTCCGGTTACGTCTATGAAGTGGTGCCGAAGAGCGAGGTCGAGGAGCTCGTCCTCGAAGAGGTCCCGGACATCGACTACGACAAGATCGGCGGTCTGGGCGACCAGATCGAGCTGATCCGCGACGCGGTCGAGCTGCCCTACCTCCACCCCGATCTGTTCAAGGAACACGAGCTGCGGCCGCCGAAGGGCATCCTGCTCTACGGCCCGCCCGGCTGCGGCAAGACACTCATTGCCAAGGCCGTCGCCAACTCCCTTGCCAAGAAGGTGGCCGAGGTCACCGGCCAGCCCGCGGGGAAGAGCTACTTCCTCAACATCAAGGGCCCCGAGCTCCTCAACAAGTACGTCGGTGAGACCGAGCGGCACATCCGCCTGGTCTTCCAGCGCGCCCGGGAGAAGGCGAGTGAGGGTACCCCCGTCATCGTCTTCTTCGACGAGATGGAATCCCTCTTCCGCACCCGTGGGTCAGGCGTCAGCTCGGACGTGGAGAACACCATCGTCCCGCAGCTCCTCGCCGAGATCGACGGGGTGGAGGGCCTGGAGAACGTCATCGTCATCGGTGCCTCCAACCGTGAGGACATGATCGACCCCGCGATCCTGCGGCCGGGCCGGCTCGACGTCAAGATCAAGATCGAGCGTCCGGACGCGGAGGCCGCGAAGGACATCTTCGCCAAGTACCTGCGGTCCTCGCTGCCGCTGCACACGGACGATCTGGCCGAGCACCGGGAGAACCCGGAAGACACGGTGAGCGGCATGATCCAGTCCGTCGTGGAGCGGATGTACACGGAGTCCGAGGAGAACCGGTTCCTCGAGGTCACGTACGCCAACGGCGACAAGGAAGTTCTGTACTTCAAGGACTTCAACTCCGGCGCGATGATCCAGAACATCGTCGACCGGGCCAAGAAGATGGCCATCAAGGCCTTCCTGGACCAGGGACAGAAGGGTCTCCGGGTCTCCCATCTCCTCCAGGCGTGTGTGGACGAGTTCAAGGAGAACGAGGACCTGCCGAACACCACCAACCCGGACGACTGGGCCCGAATCTCCGGCAAGAAGGGCGAGCGGATCGTCTTCATCCGCACCCTCGTCACCGGAAAGCAGGGCGCGGACACCGGGCGTTCCATCGACACGGTGGCCAACACCGGTCAGTACCTGTAA
- the dop gene encoding depupylase/deamidase Dop, with product MTVRRVMGIETEYGISVPGHPNANAMLTSSQIVNAYAAAMHRARRARWDFEEENPLRDARGFDLARETADSSQLTDEDIGLANVILTNGARLYVDHAHPEYSSPEITNPLDAVLWDKAGERVMAEAAERAGEVPGAQPIHLYKNNTDNKGASYGTHENYLMKRETPFSDIVRHLTPFFVSRQVVTGAGRVGIGQDGREHGFQISQRADYFEVEVGLETTLKRPIINTRDEPHSDAEKYRRLHVIIGDANLAEISTYLKLGTTSLVLAMIEDGFINVDLAVDQPVRTLHQVSHDPTLRQLITLRSGRTLTAVQLQMEYFELARKYVEERYGVDADEQTKDVLGRWEDVLNRLENNPMSLSGELDWITKREILEGYRRRDGVDWDAARLHLVDLQYADVRPEKGLYNRLVARGKMKRLLDEPAVARARTSPPEDTRAYFRGRCLEQYADDVAAASWDSVIFDLPGHDSLQRVPTLEPLRGTRNHVKELLDRCRTAEDLVRVLSGG from the coding sequence ATGACCGTACGGCGAGTAATGGGCATCGAGACGGAGTACGGCATCTCCGTCCCGGGTCACCCGAACGCCAATGCCATGCTCACCTCGTCCCAGATCGTCAACGCCTACGCGGCGGCGATGCACCGGGCGCGCCGCGCCCGCTGGGACTTCGAGGAGGAGAATCCGCTGCGGGACGCGCGAGGGTTCGACCTCGCCCGGGAGACCGCGGACAGCAGCCAGCTGACGGACGAGGACATCGGCCTGGCCAATGTCATCCTCACCAACGGCGCCCGGCTCTACGTCGACCACGCGCACCCCGAGTACAGCTCGCCCGAGATCACCAACCCGCTCGACGCCGTGCTCTGGGACAAGGCCGGCGAGCGCGTCATGGCGGAGGCCGCGGAACGCGCGGGCGAGGTACCCGGTGCGCAGCCGATCCATCTGTACAAGAACAACACCGACAACAAGGGCGCCTCGTACGGCACGCACGAGAACTACCTGATGAAGAGGGAGACCCCCTTCTCGGACATCGTGCGCCATCTGACACCGTTCTTCGTCTCCCGTCAGGTGGTGACCGGCGCGGGACGGGTCGGAATCGGCCAGGACGGCCGTGAGCACGGCTTCCAGATCAGCCAGCGCGCGGACTACTTCGAGGTCGAGGTCGGCCTGGAGACCACGCTCAAGCGGCCCATCATCAACACCCGTGACGAGCCGCACTCGGACGCCGAGAAGTACCGCAGGCTCCATGTGATCATCGGTGACGCCAACCTCGCGGAGATCTCGACGTATCTCAAACTGGGGACGACGTCCCTGGTGCTCGCGATGATCGAGGACGGCTTCATCAATGTCGACCTCGCGGTCGACCAGCCGGTGCGCACCCTGCACCAGGTCTCGCACGATCCGACCCTGCGGCAGCTCATCACGCTGCGCAGCGGGCGCACCCTCACCGCGGTACAGCTCCAGATGGAGTATTTCGAGCTGGCGCGGAAGTACGTCGAGGAGCGCTACGGCGTGGACGCCGACGAGCAGACCAAGGACGTCCTCGGCCGGTGGGAGGACGTGCTGAACCGGCTGGAGAACAACCCCATGAGCCTCTCCGGGGAGCTCGACTGGATCACCAAGCGGGAGATCCTGGAGGGCTACCGCCGCCGGGACGGTGTCGACTGGGACGCGGCCAGGCTCCACCTGGTGGACCTCCAGTACGCGGACGTACGGCCCGAGAAGGGGCTGTACAACCGTCTGGTGGCCCGCGGGAAGATGAAACGGCTCCTGGACGAGCCGGCCGTCGCACGGGCCCGGACGAGCCCGCCCGAGGACACCAGAGCGTATTTCCGCGGTCGCTGTCTGGAGCAGTACGCCGACGACGTGGCCGCCGCCTCCTGGGACTCGGTCATCTTCGATCTGCCGGGTCATGACTCTCTGCAACGGGTGCCCACCCTGGAACCCCTGCGGGGGACCCGTAACCACGTCAAGGAGCTGCTGGACCGCTGTCGTACGGCAGAAGACCTGGTCCGGGTGCTCTCCGGAGGCTGA
- a CDS encoding site-2 protease family protein translates to MDESGDSGRPQSGADGPGPGSAPEGGKPQRRDAPGGGILMGRPFGVPVYVAPSWFLVAALITWVFGGQLDRVLPELGNLRYLVSLFFAVAFYASVLVHELAHTVAALRFKLPVRRIQLQFFGGVSEIEKESDTPGREFVLAFVGPLLSLVLSGVFYLGMKAVEPGTVPGVLLAGLMISNLIVAIFNLLPGLPLDGGRMLRAVVWKITGNPMSGTVAAAWFGRALAVSVLIGLPLLTHTGSDADVGGMETVMDALLAAILAAIIWTGAGNSLRMARLREHLPELRARTLTRRAVPVETGTPLSEALRRANEAGARALVVVDSHGDPTALVREAAIVGVPEHRRPWVAVSGLAQDLTEGMKVPAELAGEALLDRLRASPATEYLVVEESGAIYGVLSTADVERAFVQAMARPGS, encoded by the coding sequence GTGGACGAGAGCGGCGACAGCGGGCGCCCGCAGTCCGGCGCGGACGGGCCCGGCCCCGGTTCCGCGCCCGAGGGCGGCAAGCCGCAGCGCCGGGACGCACCGGGCGGCGGGATCCTGATGGGCCGCCCCTTCGGGGTCCCGGTGTACGTCGCACCCAGCTGGTTCCTGGTGGCCGCGCTCATCACCTGGGTCTTCGGCGGCCAGCTCGACCGCGTCCTGCCCGAACTGGGCAACCTCCGGTACCTGGTCTCGCTCTTCTTCGCGGTCGCCTTCTACGCCTCCGTACTCGTCCATGAACTGGCACACACCGTGGCGGCCCTGCGCTTCAAGCTCCCGGTGCGCCGCATCCAGCTGCAGTTCTTCGGCGGCGTCTCGGAGATCGAGAAGGAGTCGGACACCCCGGGACGGGAGTTCGTCCTCGCGTTCGTCGGACCGCTGCTCTCCCTCGTGCTCTCCGGCGTCTTCTACCTCGGCATGAAGGCCGTGGAACCCGGCACGGTGCCGGGTGTGCTGCTCGCGGGACTGATGATCTCCAACCTCATCGTGGCGATCTTCAACCTGCTGCCCGGCCTGCCGCTGGACGGTGGCCGGATGCTGCGCGCGGTCGTCTGGAAGATCACCGGCAACCCGATGAGCGGCACCGTCGCCGCCGCCTGGTTCGGCCGGGCGCTCGCCGTCTCCGTACTCATCGGCCTCCCGCTGCTCACCCACACCGGCTCCGACGCCGACGTGGGCGGTATGGAGACCGTGATGGACGCGCTGCTCGCCGCGATCCTCGCGGCCATCATCTGGACCGGTGCGGGCAACAGCCTGCGGATGGCCCGACTGCGCGAACACCTCCCCGAGCTCCGCGCCCGCACGCTCACCAGGCGCGCCGTCCCCGTCGAGACCGGCACACCGCTCTCCGAGGCGCTGCGCCGGGCCAACGAGGCCGGAGCGCGCGCACTGGTCGTGGTGGACAGCCACGGCGATCCGACAGCCCTGGTCAGGGAAGCGGCCATCGTCGGCGTCCCCGAGCACCGGCGCCCCTGGGTCGCCGTGAGCGGGCTCGCCCAGGACCTCACCGAGGGCATGAAGGTCCCGGCCGAACTGGCCGGCGAGGCGCTCCTCGACAGGCTGCGGGCCAGCCCGGCCACCGAGTACCTGGTGGTCGAGGAGAGCGGCGCGATCTACGGAGTCCTCTCCACCGCCGATGTCGAACGTGCCTTCGTCCAGGCGATGGCGCGACCGGGTTCCTGA
- a CDS encoding MFS transporter, producing MAAGYAELFGTRHVTRLLTGTLVGRLPNATAAIAVVLFVRAEGGSYSLAGALSAVYGLATAVGQPLLGRAVDLYGQPRVLLPSAVVSALGMVLFALVGTDPLPPAVVAMLIAGLFTPPLEGGLRALWPSVLKGEDRVHAAYAMDAVAQEVMFTVGPLLITLAVSLWSEATALIAVNALGALGALSVVVSEPSRTWRSAPREAHWLGALRSRGLLALLGAFFFVGLALGSITVAAVAYADAHGGDATYGVLMAAIGLGALVGGLLYGARQWPGTAEKRLRVIVGCLALGYLPLMLVPGVTAMAVLMTVAGVSLAPAIACAFIVVDRHAPRGTVTEAFSWLVTTFGVGAALGTAVAGPAVESGVAAGFAAAGAGGIAALLVLLLTQRVLAVPGGPGSAVAASENDRNGAVEPGFRTGHQA from the coding sequence ATGGCCGCGGGCTACGCGGAACTCTTCGGCACCAGACACGTGACGCGCCTGCTCACCGGAACGCTCGTCGGGCGGCTGCCGAACGCGACAGCCGCCATCGCCGTGGTGCTCTTCGTCCGCGCGGAAGGCGGCAGCTACTCGCTCGCCGGCGCGCTCTCCGCCGTCTACGGGCTGGCCACCGCGGTCGGCCAGCCGCTGCTGGGCCGGGCCGTCGACCTGTACGGGCAGCCGCGCGTGCTGCTCCCGTCCGCGGTCGTCTCCGCGCTCGGGATGGTGCTCTTCGCCCTCGTCGGCACCGATCCCCTCCCGCCGGCCGTCGTCGCGATGCTGATCGCGGGCCTGTTCACGCCACCCCTGGAGGGCGGCCTGCGCGCCCTGTGGCCCAGCGTCCTGAAGGGCGAGGACCGGGTGCACGCCGCCTACGCGATGGACGCCGTGGCCCAGGAGGTGATGTTCACCGTCGGCCCGCTGCTGATCACCCTGGCGGTGTCGCTGTGGTCCGAGGCGACCGCTCTGATCGCGGTCAACGCTCTCGGCGCACTGGGGGCGCTCTCGGTCGTCGTGTCCGAGCCCTCCCGTACCTGGCGCTCCGCGCCCCGCGAGGCCCACTGGCTGGGCGCCCTCCGCTCACGCGGACTGCTCGCACTGCTCGGCGCCTTCTTCTTCGTCGGTCTGGCTCTGGGCTCGATCACGGTGGCCGCGGTCGCCTACGCCGACGCGCACGGCGGTGACGCGACGTACGGCGTGCTGATGGCCGCGATCGGTCTCGGCGCACTCGTCGGCGGGCTGCTGTACGGCGCGCGCCAGTGGCCCGGTACGGCGGAGAAACGGCTGCGGGTCATCGTGGGCTGCCTGGCGCTCGGGTATCTGCCGCTGATGCTGGTGCCCGGGGTGACCGCGATGGCCGTCCTGATGACGGTGGCCGGAGTCTCCCTGGCGCCCGCCATCGCCTGCGCGTTCATCGTCGTCGACCGGCACGCCCCGCGCGGCACCGTGACCGAGGCGTTCTCCTGGCTGGTGACCACGTTCGGCGTCGGCGCCGCGCTGGGAACGGCCGTTGCCGGACCGGCCGTGGAGAGCGGCGTGGCCGCAGGGTTCGCGGCGGCGGGCGCCGGAGGGATCGCCGCTCTGCTCGTCCTGCTCCTCACGCAGCGGGTCCTCGCAGTTCCCGGCGGTCCGGGCTCCGCCGTGGCTGCTTCCGAAAATGATCGAAACGGGGCCGTCGAACCCGGTTTCAGGACAGGCCATCAGGCGTAA
- a CDS encoding ferredoxin has translation MTVQDEAPTGDAAEALEVWIDQDLCTGDGICAQYAPEVFELDIDGLAYVKSADDELLQETGATTPVPLPLLQDVVDSAKECPGDCIHVRRVSDSVEVYGPAAG, from the coding sequence ATGACCGTGCAGGACGAGGCTCCCACCGGTGACGCCGCAGAGGCGCTAGAGGTCTGGATCGACCAGGACCTCTGTACCGGCGACGGTATCTGCGCCCAGTACGCGCCCGAGGTCTTCGAGCTCGACATCGACGGACTGGCGTACGTGAAGAGCGCCGACGACGAGCTGCTGCAGGAGACCGGAGCCACAACGCCCGTGCCGCTGCCGCTCCTCCAGGACGTCGTGGACTCCGCCAAGGAGTGTCCGGGCGACTGCATTCATGTGCGCCGCGTTTCGGACAGCGTCGAGGTCTACGGCCCCGCTGCCGGGTGA
- the prcB gene encoding proteasome subunit beta, translating to MEANPRSTGRLPAAFLTPGSSSFMDFLSDHSPEILPGRRPLPPTQGPIEAPHGTTIVAATFPGGVVLAGDRRATMGNMIAQRDIEKVFPADEYSAVGIAGTAGLAVEMVKLFQLELEHFEKVEGTTLSLEGKANRLSTMIRGNLSMAMQGLAVVPLFAGYDVDREKGRIFSYDVTGGRSEEHGYASTGSGSIFARGSMKKLYRDDLTEQQATTLVVQALYDAADDDSATGGPDVARRIYPIVTVITDEGCRRLTEAEGSELARAILERRLEQPDGPRAELL from the coding sequence GTGGAAGCCAACCCTCGTAGCACCGGGCGTCTGCCGGCCGCCTTCCTGACGCCGGGATCCTCTTCGTTCATGGACTTCCTGTCCGACCACTCGCCGGAGATCCTGCCGGGCAGGCGTCCGCTGCCGCCCACCCAGGGGCCGATCGAGGCGCCGCACGGGACGACCATCGTCGCTGCGACCTTTCCCGGCGGGGTCGTCCTCGCCGGTGACCGGCGCGCGACCATGGGGAACATGATCGCGCAGCGCGACATCGAAAAGGTCTTCCCGGCCGATGAGTACTCGGCGGTCGGGATCGCGGGCACGGCCGGTCTCGCCGTCGAGATGGTCAAGCTCTTCCAGCTGGAACTGGAACACTTCGAGAAGGTCGAGGGCACCACCCTCTCGCTGGAGGGCAAGGCGAACCGGCTCTCCACGATGATCCGCGGCAATCTCTCCATGGCCATGCAGGGCCTCGCCGTGGTCCCGCTGTTCGCCGGTTACGACGTCGACCGCGAGAAGGGCCGGATCTTCTCGTACGACGTCACGGGCGGGCGCTCGGAGGAGCACGGCTACGCCTCCACCGGCTCCGGTTCGATCTTCGCGCGCGGCTCGATGAAGAAGCTCTACCGCGACGACCTGACGGAGCAGCAGGCCACCACCCTGGTCGTACAGGCCCTGTACGACGCGGCCGACGACGACTCGGCGACCGGGGGGCCCGACGTGGCCCGCCGTATCTACCCGATCGTCACGGTCATCACCGACGAGGGCTGTCGCAGGCTGACCGAGGCGGAGGGGTCCGAGCTCGCCCGCGCGATCCTGGAGCGGCGTCTCGAACAGCCCGACGGTCCGCGCGCCGAGCTGCTCTGA
- a CDS encoding LacI family DNA-binding transcriptional regulator — MARAAGVSQATVSLVLGGKWRGRVSERTAGVVREAAGQLGYRPNLAARNLRLGSTRTALLVVPALTTEFFARVYTGAQATAAEHGFGVVLYPSPDGVGPARDPFASARTALDGVIASSMAVGALAAIQGSDLPLVMLDSDPAQEGASAHVNLAIGDGMRQVTDHLLALGHRRFVHLAPAIDSWTFDVRADALRTALRGTEVRGVTAPLNVDAARQATEAALTCAGPRPTAVICDDDILAAGACKAARRLGLRIPEDLSVTGFDDLALATAVEPELTTVALPAEQIGRRGMTALLAVLDGRRYESDDLPVKLLVRGSTARAAE; from the coding sequence GTGGCTCGCGCGGCCGGTGTCTCGCAGGCCACGGTCTCGCTGGTGCTCGGCGGCAAATGGCGTGGCCGGGTCTCCGAACGCACTGCGGGCGTGGTGCGCGAAGCGGCCGGACAGCTGGGGTACCGCCCCAATCTCGCAGCCCGCAATCTCCGGCTGGGCAGTACCCGCACCGCACTGCTGGTCGTCCCCGCGCTGACCACCGAATTCTTCGCCCGCGTCTACACGGGCGCGCAGGCCACCGCCGCCGAACACGGTTTCGGTGTGGTGCTGTACCCGTCACCCGACGGAGTGGGGCCGGCAAGGGATCCCTTCGCCTCGGCGCGGACCGCGCTGGACGGGGTCATCGCCTCCTCCATGGCCGTCGGCGCACTGGCCGCCATCCAGGGATCCGATCTGCCCCTGGTGATGCTGGACAGCGATCCGGCCCAGGAGGGCGCATCCGCGCATGTGAACCTGGCCATCGGCGACGGCATGCGACAGGTGACGGACCATCTGCTCGCCCTCGGCCACCGCAGGTTCGTCCACCTCGCACCGGCGATCGACTCCTGGACCTTCGACGTGCGTGCGGACGCGCTGCGGACCGCCCTGCGCGGTACCGAGGTCCGCGGCGTCACCGCCCCGTTGAACGTGGATGCCGCACGGCAGGCCACCGAAGCGGCACTCACCTGCGCCGGCCCCCGGCCGACCGCCGTGATCTGCGACGACGACATCCTGGCCGCGGGTGCCTGCAAGGCGGCCCGGCGACTGGGGCTGCGGATTCCCGAGGATCTGTCCGTGACCGGCTTCGACGACCTGGCGCTGGCGACCGCCGTCGAGCCGGAACTCACCACTGTGGCGCTCCCCGCCGAACAGATCGGCCGGCGCGGCATGACGGCGCTCCTCGCCGTGCTGGACGGCCGCCGGTACGAGAGCGACGACCTGCCGGTGAAGCTGCTCGTCCGCGGATCGACCGCGCGGGCGGCGGAATGA
- the prcA gene encoding proteasome subunit alpha produces MSTPFYVSPQQAMADRAEYARKGIARGRSLVVLQYADGIVFVGENPSRALHKFSEIYDRIGFAAAGKYNEYENLRIGGVRYADLRGYTYDRDDVTARGLANVYAQTLGTIFSSAAEKPYEVELVVAEVGAEPDGDQIYRLPHDGSIVDEHGSVAVGGNAETISTFLDQRHREGMTLAEALKLAVQALSRDTNGSEREIPAERLEVAVLDRTRPQKRKFKRVVGRQLSRLLAADDAATAKTDAPSDEDEDE; encoded by the coding sequence GTGTCGACGCCGTTCTATGTCTCACCCCAGCAGGCCATGGCCGACCGGGCGGAATACGCCCGGAAGGGCATCGCCCGTGGTCGCAGCCTGGTTGTGCTGCAGTACGCCGACGGCATCGTGTTCGTCGGCGAGAACCCGTCCCGTGCGCTGCACAAGTTCAGCGAGATCTACGACCGGATCGGCTTCGCCGCCGCCGGTAAGTACAACGAGTACGAGAACCTGCGGATCGGCGGGGTGCGCTACGCGGATCTGCGTGGATACACCTACGACCGCGACGATGTGACGGCCCGTGGCCTGGCGAACGTCTACGCGCAGACGCTGGGCACGATCTTCTCCAGCGCGGCCGAGAAGCCGTACGAGGTGGAGCTGGTCGTCGCCGAGGTCGGTGCCGAGCCGGACGGGGACCAGATCTACCGGCTGCCGCACGACGGATCGATCGTGGACGAGCACGGTTCGGTCGCGGTCGGCGGTAATGCCGAGACGATCAGTACCTTCCTCGATCAGCGGCACCGCGAGGGGATGACCCTCGCCGAGGCGCTGAAACTGGCGGTCCAGGCCCTTTCCAGGGACACCAACGGAAGCGAGCGGGAGATTCCCGCCGAGCGTCTCGAAGTGGCCGTCCTGGACCGCACACGGCCGCAGAAGCGGAAGTTCAAGCGCGTCGTCGGCCGTCAGCTCTCCAGGCTGCTCGCCGCGGACGACGCTGCGACGGCGAAGACGGACGCGCCGTCCGACGAGGACGAGGACGAGTAG